One genomic segment of Deltaproteobacteria bacterium GWC2_65_14 includes these proteins:
- a CDS encoding DEAD/DEAH box helicase, with product MAEQTTSKERNPFEGFGLRPELLRAVAEKHYTTPTPIQEKAIPFVLEGKDLIGCAQTGTGKTAAFALPILHRLLGTPRNGNGRRPIRVLVLTPTRELASQIAENFDEYGRHTGLKTAIVFGGVSQHPQAQALQRGIDILVATPGRLLDLMSQGLVNLRTVETFVLDEADRMLDMGFIHDIRRIIDRLPVKRQTLFFSATMPMEIRGLADTILRNPVRVAVTPVATPAEAVAHQVHYVEKPEKIELLKHLLEGSSVRNALVFTRTKHGADGVTRQLVRHKVMAEAIHGNKSQNAREKALGRFKRGQTRVLVATDIAARGLDIVDLSHVINFDLPNEPESYVHRIGRTGRAGASGIALSFCSFDERPFLAGIERLIRRHLPVAEVHPFRSDRNPGPPTDLDPRRANGVPVLSMTRAEELFRPGRMDAFPGRSDGRPGRSRRESKWSAGSGNGKQGNRGAERRGHAR from the coding sequence ATGGCAGAACAGACCACGTCCAAGGAAAGAAACCCGTTTGAAGGGTTCGGGCTCCGTCCCGAGCTCCTCCGCGCCGTCGCGGAGAAGCACTACACCACCCCGACCCCCATCCAGGAGAAGGCGATCCCCTTCGTGCTCGAGGGGAAGGACCTCATCGGCTGCGCCCAGACCGGCACCGGGAAGACGGCCGCCTTCGCCCTCCCGATCCTGCACCGCCTCCTGGGGACACCCCGGAACGGGAACGGGCGGCGGCCCATCCGCGTCCTCGTGCTGACGCCGACCCGGGAGCTGGCCTCCCAGATCGCCGAGAACTTCGACGAGTACGGCAGGCACACGGGCCTGAAGACAGCCATCGTGTTCGGCGGCGTCAGCCAGCACCCGCAGGCGCAGGCCCTCCAGCGGGGGATCGACATCCTCGTGGCCACGCCCGGACGGCTGCTCGACCTCATGTCGCAGGGGCTTGTCAACCTGCGGACCGTCGAGACCTTCGTCCTGGACGAGGCCGACCGGATGCTCGACATGGGCTTCATCCACGACATTCGGCGGATCATCGACCGGTTGCCCGTGAAGCGGCAGACCCTCTTCTTCTCGGCGACGATGCCGATGGAGATTCGAGGGCTCGCCGACACCATCCTTCGCAACCCGGTCCGTGTGGCCGTGACCCCCGTGGCGACTCCGGCCGAGGCCGTGGCGCACCAGGTCCACTACGTGGAGAAACCGGAGAAGATCGAGCTGCTCAAGCACCTCCTGGAGGGGTCTTCCGTCAGGAACGCGCTGGTCTTCACACGCACGAAGCACGGCGCCGACGGGGTCACCCGGCAGCTTGTCCGTCACAAGGTGATGGCCGAGGCGATCCACGGCAACAAGTCGCAGAACGCCCGCGAGAAGGCGCTGGGGCGCTTCAAGCGGGGCCAGACGAGGGTGCTCGTGGCGACGGACATCGCCGCCCGGGGCCTCGACATCGTCGACCTGTCCCACGTGATCAACTTCGACCTTCCCAACGAGCCGGAAAGCTACGTTCACCGGATCGGCCGCACGGGCCGGGCCGGCGCCTCCGGCATCGCCCTGTCCTTCTGCTCCTTCGATGAGCGCCCCTTCCTCGCCGGGATCGAGCGGCTCATCCGCAGGCACCTTCCGGTGGCGGAGGTCCATCCGTTCCGGTCCGACCGCAATCCCGGTCCGCCGACCGACCTCGACCCGAGGCGGGCGAACGGCGTGCCGGTACTGTCCATGACCCGCGCCGAAGAGCTGTTCCGGCCGGGCCGCATGGATGCCTTCCCCGGCCGTTCCGACGGCCGGCCGGGCCGGTCGCGACGCGAGTCCAAGTGGAGCGCCGGGTCCGGAAACGGCAAGCAGGGCAACCGCGGCGCGGAGCGCCGCGGTCACGCGCGATAG
- a CDS encoding ABC transporter permease: MVIFLQNLVNALQWGSFYALIALGYSMVYSILMLFNFAHGDIFMVGAYIGFGVSMGLIALASLGAVAMPSWLLLVLTILFSMFLTSFVGLIVERVGYRPLRDAPRASAAITGLMIGIILETGNLALLGARRVSFPSLIETTTYNWGGVFLTNKKIMIVLVSLFLTFALHQFVRRTKWGMAMRAMAFDFAVVPLMGVPLNTMAALTFAIGSALAAAAGILFGVAYPVLDPYMGILIGWKAFVAAILGGRGSIIGATLAGFLLGFTEIFVAMIFPSTLRDLIAYSIILLILTIRPHGFFGEPYSARLRL, translated from the coding sequence ATGGTCATTTTCCTCCAGAACCTGGTCAACGCCCTCCAGTGGGGGAGTTTCTATGCCCTGATCGCGCTGGGGTACTCCATGGTGTACAGCATCCTCATGCTCTTCAACTTCGCACACGGCGACATCTTCATGGTCGGGGCGTACATCGGCTTCGGGGTTTCCATGGGCCTCATCGCCCTTGCCTCCCTGGGCGCCGTCGCCATGCCCAGCTGGTTGCTCCTCGTGCTGACCATCCTCTTCTCCATGTTCCTGACCTCGTTCGTCGGCCTGATCGTGGAGCGGGTAGGGTATCGGCCCTTGCGGGACGCGCCAAGGGCCTCGGCCGCGATCACGGGACTGATGATCGGCATCATTCTGGAGACCGGCAACCTGGCCCTGCTGGGGGCGCGGAGGGTCAGTTTCCCTTCCCTGATCGAGACCACGACCTATAACTGGGGCGGCGTGTTCCTCACCAACAAGAAGATCATGATCGTTCTCGTGTCGCTGTTCCTCACCTTCGCCCTGCACCAGTTCGTCCGTAGGACGAAGTGGGGGATGGCCATGCGTGCGATGGCCTTCGACTTCGCCGTCGTGCCCCTGATGGGGGTGCCGCTGAACACCATGGCCGCCCTCACGTTTGCGATCGGGTCCGCGCTGGCGGCCGCCGCGGGGATCCTCTTCGGGGTCGCCTATCCGGTATTGGACCCGTATATGGGCATTCTCATCGGATGGAAGGCGTTCGTGGCCGCCATCCTGGGGGGGCGGGGCTCAATCATCGGGGCCACGCTCGCCGGCTTCCTGCTGGGGTTCACCGAGATCTTCGTGGCCATGATCTTCCCCTCGACGCTGCGCGACCTGATTGCCTACTCCATCATCCTGCTGATCCTGACGATCCGGCCGCACGGATTTTTCGGGGAACCGTACAGCGCGCGGTTGAGGCTGTAG
- a CDS encoding ABC transporter permease gives MERGSGTGVEGVRATGRNLWKTFSRVPLLGWLAGVLVAVTLERLAGAPLALALGLQKVPVLFGFVIMLKKPALIPGAVLYVLLIYAVPTAVVTRLGISPANRLAAWLVRFPKAIPVAVHLALLYAALHLWAGISDYRVLVLKLTLIAVMVTLSLNVINGYMGEFSCSHPGFMAIGAYFASVFTVGLFVNDQFFGGVFLSPALGPFLFPVGLVLGGFVASFGALAVAIPSFRTRGDYLAIISLAFLFIVKSLIENLEFVRGSRGLSGQPDWATLPTVFAWTVLCVWSVNNFVRSTVGKALCAVRDNEMAAEAMTVNTRRTKIVAFLFAAFWAGVAGGLFAHVLRYVNPSTFGIQKLAEVLAMVYFGGLNSVYGSIVGAVSISLLGEALRPLEIFKWIIIPLLLILVMIYRPTGLIAFKDLDVTALIQPKRKPEGEA, from the coding sequence ATGGAGAGAGGAAGCGGGACGGGGGTGGAAGGGGTGAGGGCGACGGGCCGGAATCTCTGGAAGACGTTTTCCCGGGTCCCCCTGCTGGGCTGGCTTGCCGGCGTCCTGGTCGCGGTCACGCTGGAACGCCTCGCGGGCGCTCCCCTCGCGCTGGCCCTGGGGCTGCAGAAAGTGCCGGTCCTGTTCGGTTTCGTGATCATGCTGAAAAAACCCGCCCTGATCCCCGGGGCGGTCCTGTACGTCCTGCTGATCTACGCGGTGCCCACGGCCGTCGTGACCCGGCTTGGCATCTCCCCGGCGAACCGGCTCGCCGCATGGCTTGTCCGTTTCCCGAAGGCGATCCCGGTCGCCGTTCACCTGGCCCTGCTGTACGCGGCCCTGCACCTCTGGGCGGGAATCAGCGACTACCGCGTCCTCGTGCTCAAGCTCACCCTGATCGCCGTGATGGTCACCCTGAGCCTGAACGTGATCAACGGCTACATGGGCGAGTTCTCCTGCTCCCACCCGGGGTTCATGGCCATCGGCGCCTACTTCGCCTCGGTGTTCACCGTGGGGCTGTTCGTCAACGATCAATTCTTCGGCGGCGTTTTCCTCTCCCCGGCCCTGGGGCCGTTCCTGTTCCCGGTCGGCCTGGTCCTGGGCGGATTCGTGGCATCGTTCGGGGCCCTGGCCGTCGCGATCCCCTCCTTTCGAACGAGGGGCGATTACCTGGCCATCATCTCCCTGGCGTTCCTGTTCATCGTCAAGAGCCTGATCGAGAACCTGGAATTCGTCCGGGGGTCGCGGGGCCTGAGCGGGCAGCCGGATTGGGCGACACTCCCCACGGTGTTCGCCTGGACCGTCCTCTGCGTGTGGAGCGTCAACAATTTCGTTCGCTCGACGGTCGGGAAGGCCCTTTGCGCGGTGCGCGACAACGAAATGGCGGCCGAAGCCATGACGGTGAACACCCGGCGGACCAAGATCGTGGCGTTTCTCTTCGCGGCCTTCTGGGCGGGCGTGGCGGGCGGGCTTTTCGCGCACGTGCTCCGGTACGTGAACCCGTCGACCTTCGGCATCCAGAAGCTCGCCGAGGTTCTGGCCATGGTCTACTTCGGGGGGCTGAACTCGGTGTACGGGTCGATCGTCGGCGCCGTCAGCATCAGTCTCCTCGGGGAAGCCCTGCGCCCGTTGGAGATTTTCAAGTGGATCATCATTCCGCTCCTGCTCATCCTCGTGATGATCTATCGCCCGACGGGGCTGATCGCGTTCAAGGATCTCGACGTCACGGCCCTGATCCAGCCGAAGCGGAAACCGGAGGGTGAGGCATGA
- a CDS encoding branched-chain amino acid ABC transporter substrate-binding protein, with translation MRRGPLVVVCALMGLMAFLPSGSVQAQTIRIGINAPLTGDIPKVGEGTKFAAQMWLENVKAAGGLTVGGKKYPVELVIEDNESKAESAVKAATKMITEDEVLVMVGPQASKQAVPAGGIANNYKTPMITPWSTNPDTTKDRPYVFRACFLDPFQGPVLANFITQEFKFKKAAVLYDVASDYPKGLAEFFRKAWEGLHGAGSVVAYESFTTKDTDFSSQLTKINNSGAEVLFTPQYYNEVALIVQQAHQLGWKKPIVGSDSWGSAETVTLCGKDCYGLFFSTHYAAAGATGATKAFIDRYQKKHGYVPDDVAALTWDAMLLVQQAVQDTGGLTGDLKKDRDNVRSAMARTQKFKGITGEMTFTGGGDPSKCAVIVRISDKGQFEFYKSACP, from the coding sequence ATGCGGAGAGGACCGTTGGTTGTCGTTTGTGCCCTCATGGGGCTCATGGCGTTTCTACCCTCCGGATCGGTTCAGGCCCAGACGATCCGGATCGGCATCAACGCCCCGCTCACCGGGGATATCCCCAAGGTGGGCGAGGGGACGAAGTTCGCGGCCCAGATGTGGCTCGAGAACGTGAAAGCCGCCGGGGGGCTTACGGTGGGCGGGAAGAAGTACCCGGTGGAGCTCGTCATCGAGGACAACGAGTCCAAGGCGGAATCCGCCGTGAAGGCCGCCACCAAGATGATCACCGAGGACGAGGTGCTCGTCATGGTGGGACCGCAGGCCTCCAAGCAGGCGGTGCCCGCGGGCGGGATCGCGAACAACTACAAGACGCCGATGATCACCCCGTGGTCCACCAACCCCGACACCACCAAGGACCGGCCCTACGTGTTCCGCGCCTGCTTCCTCGATCCCTTCCAGGGGCCGGTGCTGGCCAATTTCATCACCCAGGAGTTCAAGTTCAAGAAAGCCGCGGTCCTCTACGACGTGGCGAGCGACTACCCCAAGGGCCTTGCCGAGTTCTTCAGGAAGGCCTGGGAAGGGCTCCACGGGGCCGGGTCCGTCGTGGCCTACGAAAGCTTCACCACCAAGGACACCGACTTCAGCTCCCAGCTGACGAAGATCAACAATTCGGGCGCCGAGGTGCTGTTCACCCCCCAGTACTACAACGAGGTGGCCCTGATCGTGCAGCAGGCCCACCAGCTGGGGTGGAAGAAACCGATCGTGGGGAGCGACAGCTGGGGCTCGGCCGAGACGGTCACCCTCTGCGGCAAGGACTGCTACGGGCTCTTCTTCAGCACCCACTACGCGGCGGCCGGCGCCACGGGGGCGACCAAGGCGTTCATCGACCGGTACCAGAAGAAGCACGGCTACGTGCCCGACGACGTGGCCGCGCTCACCTGGGACGCCATGCTGCTCGTGCAGCAGGCGGTCCAGGACACCGGCGGGCTCACGGGGGACCTGAAGAAGGACCGGGACAACGTCCGCTCGGCGATGGCCCGGACCCAGAAGTTCAAGGGGATCACCGGCGAGATGACCTTCACCGGGGGGGGCGACCCGAGCAAGTGCGCCGTCATCGTCCGGATCAGCGACAAGGGCCAGTTCGAGTTCTACAAGTCCGCCTGTCCCTAG
- a CDS encoding aldo/keto reductase, with the protein MEQKALGKSDLKVSRLGLGCMGMSEFYGTGDETESIRTIHRALEMGMNFLDTADIYGVGRNEVLVGKAIRDRRDKAVLATKFGNVRGADGSWLGVNGKPEYVRSCCEASLKRLGVAVIDLYYQHRVDPETPIEETVGAMAELVRQGKVRYLGLSEAAPATIRRACAVHPIAALQSEYSLWTREPEQEILPTCRELGVGFVPYSPLGRGIFGGKIKSLNDVEEGDYRRNNPRYAAENLPHNLSLVERLEQIAVEKKCRPAQLALAWLLARGPDIFPIPGTKRVERLEENAGALKVSLTPGDVARLAAAFPVGAAKGTRYHEQAMKALNR; encoded by the coding sequence ATGGAACAAAAAGCGTTGGGGAAAAGCGATCTCAAGGTGTCGCGGTTGGGGCTGGGCTGCATGGGGATGTCGGAGTTCTACGGGACGGGCGACGAAACGGAATCGATCCGGACGATCCACCGGGCGCTGGAGATGGGAATGAACTTTCTCGACACGGCCGATATCTACGGGGTGGGCCGCAACGAGGTGCTCGTCGGGAAGGCGATCCGCGACCGCAGGGACAAGGCGGTGCTGGCGACCAAGTTCGGCAACGTCCGGGGGGCGGACGGGAGCTGGCTGGGCGTCAACGGGAAGCCCGAGTATGTCCGAAGCTGCTGCGAGGCAAGCCTCAAGCGGCTGGGAGTGGCCGTGATCGACCTGTATTACCAGCACCGGGTCGATCCGGAAACCCCCATCGAGGAGACGGTCGGGGCGATGGCGGAACTCGTGCGGCAGGGAAAGGTGCGGTACCTGGGGCTGTCCGAGGCGGCGCCCGCGACGATCCGCAGGGCGTGCGCGGTGCACCCGATCGCGGCGTTGCAGTCGGAATACTCCCTGTGGACGCGCGAGCCGGAACAGGAGATCCTGCCGACCTGCCGGGAGCTGGGGGTCGGCTTCGTTCCCTACAGCCCGCTGGGCCGGGGGATCTTCGGGGGGAAGATCAAGAGCCTGAACGACGTGGAAGAGGGAGACTACCGGCGCAACAACCCCCGCTACGCCGCGGAAAACCTGCCGCACAACCTGTCTCTCGTGGAGCGGCTCGAGCAGATCGCCGTCGAAAAGAAGTGCCGGCCCGCCCAGCTTGCCCTGGCGTGGCTGCTCGCCCGGGGGCCGGACATCTTCCCCATCCCGGGGACCAAGCGGGTGGAGCGGCTGGAGGAAAACGCCGGGGCGCTCAAGGTATCGCTGACGCCGGGGGATGTCGCGCGGCTCGCCGCGGCGTTCCCTGTCGGAGCAGCCAAGGGGACGCGCTACCACGAACAGGCGATGAAGGCCCTGAACCGGTAG
- a CDS encoding RNA-binding protein has protein sequence MGKKLYVGNLPFSATEDSLKEAFSRFGTVESVNIITDRDTGHSKGFGFIELSSNQEAAEAIAKMNTAEMDGRTLKVSEALPQAPRDGGGARGGYGGGGRGGGGYRR, from the coding sequence ATGGGCAAGAAACTGTACGTCGGCAATCTTCCCTTTTCCGCAACGGAGGATTCGCTGAAAGAGGCGTTTTCGCGTTTCGGAACGGTGGAATCGGTGAACATCATCACGGACCGGGACACGGGCCATAGCAAAGGGTTCGGCTTCATCGAGCTCTCGAGCAATCAGGAGGCGGCCGAGGCGATCGCCAAGATGAACACCGCCGAAATGGACGGGCGGACGCTCAAGGTGTCCGAGGCCCTTCCCCAGGCGCCCCGCGATGGAGGGGGAGCGCGGGGAGGCTATGGCGGCGGCGGCCGCGGCGGCGGCGGATACCGCCGGTAA
- a CDS encoding ABC transporter ATP-binding protein, which yields MLLSVEDLRVSYDNIKALHGIGFRIDEGEIVCIIGANGAGKSTTLRAISRLVPVQAGTKMTFRGKDLLQYPADKVVSGLGISHVPEGRRLFDNLTVLENLRLATFARKDGKAIRNDLERVFSIFPRLFERQGQKAGTLSGGEQQMLAVGRAFMSGRKMMLLDEPSMGLAPLLMTSVFDSLREINREGTTLLVVEQNARMALQFAGRGYVLENGRIVLEGGSEELLLNPRVKKAYLGG from the coding sequence ATGCTGCTGTCGGTGGAGGACCTGCGGGTTTCCTACGACAACATCAAGGCCCTTCACGGGATCGGCTTCCGGATCGACGAGGGGGAGATCGTGTGCATCATCGGAGCCAACGGGGCGGGAAAAAGCACAACCCTGCGGGCGATTTCCCGACTTGTCCCGGTCCAAGCGGGGACGAAAATGACGTTCCGGGGAAAGGACCTGCTCCAATACCCTGCGGACAAGGTGGTCAGCGGGCTCGGCATCTCCCATGTACCCGAAGGAAGGCGCCTGTTCGACAACCTGACGGTCCTGGAGAACCTTCGGCTCGCCACCTTTGCCAGGAAGGACGGAAAGGCGATCCGGAACGATCTGGAACGGGTATTCTCGATCTTCCCGAGGCTTTTTGAGCGGCAGGGCCAGAAGGCCGGAACGCTCAGCGGAGGCGAGCAGCAGATGCTGGCCGTCGGGCGGGCGTTCATGAGCGGCAGGAAGATGATGCTCCTGGACGAGCCCTCCATGGGGTTGGCTCCCCTGCTCATGACGAGCGTGTTCGACTCGCTCAGGGAGATCAACCGCGAGGGAACCACTCTCCTGGTCGTCGAGCAGAATGCCCGCATGGCGCTTCAGTTCGCCGGTCGAGGGTATGTGCTGGAGAACGGCCGGATCGTGCTCGAGGGCGGGTCCGAGGAACTTCTTTTGAACCCCCGGGTCAAGAAAGCCTACCTCGGGGGATGA
- a CDS encoding two-component system response regulator BaeR (response regulator in two-component regulatory system with BaeS; regulator of RNA synthesis, flagellar biosynthesis, chemotaxis and transport), which produces MPKKILVVEDEPKLADLLRDYLEQAGYEPHCLGNGLEAVPWVRKQAPDLVLLDLMLPGKDGMEICKEIRSFSAIPILMVTARVEEIDRLLGLELGADDYICKPFSPREVVARVKAVLRRAGKQPSPAGGGLSLDQDRFQATLHGRALDLTAIEFQLLHILAENPGRIFSRSRLMDRIYPDRRVVSDRTIDSHVKKLRRKIASAAPGEEWIHSLYGVGYKLETP; this is translated from the coding sequence ATGCCGAAGAAAATCCTGGTGGTCGAGGACGAGCCGAAGCTGGCCGACCTGCTGCGGGATTACCTCGAACAGGCCGGATACGAGCCGCACTGCCTGGGGAACGGCCTGGAAGCCGTCCCCTGGGTCCGGAAGCAGGCCCCCGACCTGGTCCTGCTCGACCTGATGCTGCCGGGCAAGGACGGGATGGAGATCTGCAAGGAGATCCGCTCCTTCTCCGCCATCCCGATCCTCATGGTGACGGCGCGGGTCGAGGAGATCGACCGGCTGCTCGGGCTGGAGCTGGGAGCCGACGACTACATCTGCAAGCCGTTCAGCCCCCGTGAGGTCGTCGCGCGCGTCAAGGCGGTGCTGCGCCGTGCGGGCAAACAACCGTCCCCCGCCGGGGGCGGGCTGTCGCTCGACCAGGACCGTTTCCAGGCGACGCTCCACGGCAGGGCGCTGGATCTGACCGCCATCGAGTTCCAGCTGCTCCACATCCTGGCGGAGAACCCGGGCCGCATCTTTTCCCGAAGCCGCCTGATGGACCGGATCTACCCCGACCGGCGTGTCGTCAGCGACCGCACGATCGACAGCCACGTGAAAAAGCTGCGCAGGAAGATCGCGTCCGCCGCCCCGGGCGAGGAATGGATCCATTCCCTGTACGGAGTGGGCTACAAGCTCGAGACTCCGTAG
- the livG gene encoding high-affinity branched-chain amino acid ABC transporter ATP-binding protein LivG (Part of the ABC transporter complexes LivFGHMJ and LivFGHMK involved in the high-affinity transport of branched-chain amino acids; LivFGHMK is specific for the transport of leucine, while LivFGHMJ is a transporter for leucine, isoleucine, and valine) has product MTAPFLQIRNMSHDFGGLRAVRNYSLEAGSGQIRGLIGPNGAGKTTIFNLITGIYQPTEGEILLDGRKINGLPPHRIASMGVSRTFQNLLLWRHMTVVDHVKLARYSKIRYGLFGAFCGTPGHHREEAEIEEKALRLLEMMGIRHLADQVVHNLPYGAQRRVEMARAMATEPRILLLDEPTAGMNPEELVQIMEIIRRVHGEFGLSILLIEHRMKVVMELCETIQTLDFGALIAEGTPEEIQNDPRVIEAYLGKERAV; this is encoded by the coding sequence ATGACGGCGCCGTTCCTCCAGATTCGCAACATGTCCCATGACTTCGGAGGATTGCGCGCCGTCCGGAACTACAGTCTGGAGGCGGGATCCGGCCAGATCCGCGGGTTGATCGGCCCCAACGGGGCGGGAAAGACCACCATCTTCAACCTCATCACAGGCATCTACCAGCCCACGGAAGGGGAGATCCTCCTGGACGGCCGGAAAATCAACGGCCTTCCGCCTCACCGGATCGCCTCCATGGGGGTGAGCAGGACTTTTCAGAACCTGCTGTTGTGGAGACACATGACCGTCGTCGATCACGTAAAGCTGGCCCGCTACTCGAAGATCCGGTACGGATTGTTCGGGGCGTTCTGCGGCACACCCGGGCATCACCGGGAGGAAGCCGAGATCGAGGAGAAGGCGCTGCGCCTCCTGGAGATGATGGGGATCCGCCATCTCGCGGATCAGGTCGTCCACAACCTGCCGTACGGCGCCCAGAGAAGGGTGGAGATGGCCCGTGCTATGGCCACGGAACCCAGGATCCTGCTCCTGGACGAGCCGACGGCGGGGATGAACCCGGAAGAACTGGTGCAGATCATGGAGATCATCCGCCGGGTCCACGGCGAGTTCGGGCTGTCGATCCTTCTCATCGAGCACAGGATGAAGGTGGTCATGGAGCTGTGCGAGACTATCCAGACACTCGACTTCGGCGCGCTCATCGCGGAGGGGACGCCCGAGGAGATCCAGAACGACCCCAGGGTCATCGAGGCCTATCTGGGCAAGGAGAGGGCGGTCTGA